The sequence GTCTTGGGTTAAACCAATTCGCAATTCGCAATTCGCAATTCGCAATTACGTTTTGTAATGGGGATTTAGACCCCACCACAAAACTTACGGATTTTAGAATCCGGGGACTTAAACCCACGAAATTTTGTTAAACCAATTCGCAATTCGCAATTCGCAATTCGCAATTACGTTTTGTAATGGGGATTTAGACCCCACCACAAAACTTACGGATTTTAGAATCCGGGGACTTAAACCCACGAAATTTTGTTAAACACCAGGAAAAATAAGTTCTTAGCCATAGACTACAAATGCTTCATTGTGGTAAATATAAGAGTAAAATACGCTTTTTAAATATTCTCTAAACGTCAAATATAAATATTACCAATTGTTGAGGATTAACAATGGAACCTATTTCTGTGATTCTTGCTGCTTTGGGTGCTGGTGCGATCGCTGCTACTAAAGAGACGGCTGGAACAGCAGTTAAAGATGCCTATCAGGGGTTGAAAAGCTTGATTAAGCAGAAGTTTGCTGATCAGGGTAAAGAAGATGATAGCAATATTGTAGACAAGCATGAGAAAAAGCTGGATTCAGAAGCAGTTAAAGCATTGCTCAAAGAAGAGTTAATTAGTTTAGGCGTTGACAAGGATGCAGAAATTATTAAGTTAGCGCAGGAATTACTCAAACAAGAAAAGCCGGAAGAATCAGCAACAGGCAAGTATAACACAGTATTTCAAGGAGAAGTGAAGGGCGCTCAAGTTGGCGATCGCAACACACAAACAAATACATTTAGCTAAAAGCCAAGCGAGTATCTAAATGACTGGAGATATTCCCCAAAACCATGCCGAGTTTCAAGCAGAAGTCAAGGGCGCTCAAGTTGGCGATCACAACGTTATCTACAACTATTTCTACTACAGAGAAGAGGTAAAACCTACATCTGTTGATGTTGCTGATGAATATCTCCCTTGTCCTTATCGCGGGTTGTTTCATTTTGGCCCCAATGATGCAGATGTTTTCTTTGGGCGGGAAATATTTATCGCAGAACTTTATAGTGCAACTCAAACCCATAATTTTATTCCGGTGCTAGGCGCATCAGGAAGCGGTAAATCTTCGGTGGTATTAGCGGGATTAGTTCCTAAATTACAAAAAGCAGGACATTGGCAATTTACTCATTTTCGTCCTGGTGCTGTACCATTTTATGCTTTAGCTGAGGCGCTTATTCCTCTTTATGCACCAGAGTTAGATCAAACTGACCAAATTGCTCAAACACGAAAACTAGCGGGCTACTTGTTTAATAGCACTGTTTCTCTAGCAGATGTTTTCAGAAAAATTCAGCAAAATCACCCTAATCATCGGCTGCTACTGATTGCTGACCAATTTGAAGAAATTTATACTCTCTGTAACAATCAGGAGATTCGCCGTAAGTTTCTCGATTGCTTATTAGCCAGTTTAGAAACTCCGACTTCTTTATCTTCATCGGCTACGGTGTTGGTAACAACGATGCGGGCAGATTTTTTGGGAAATGCTCTCTCCTATCGTCCCTTTGCTGATGTTTTGCAAAATGCGGATGTGAAGCTGGGGCCGATGAATCGGGAGGAACTAACACAAGTCATTGAAAAACCTGCTCAAAAATTAGGGGTGACATTTGCAGCCGGATTGACTGAGGATTTTTGAGAATTTTTAGTCATCTTTAGATTACTTTTACTATTAGACTCAGAATTCATTCTGAGGCGGGACATCGATTTCACGTTAAGTTGACACCAATGAACAGTAGTATCCTTTGTTGAACAGGGACAGATTGAAGGCTATATCTGTGCATCTTCATTTAGTGACCTCTACTATATTATTCGTAGAGATAAAAGCCGAAATTTAGCCATTGAGTTTTTAAGCAAAATTGTCGCTTTCTGCATTTAAATCTAGGCAAGATGCGATCGCATTTTGGGGAAAACATCAAAAGCGTTAGCGTAGCTTACCGTAGGTATCGCACCTTAAGCAAAAGTGCGACTGGTATACTGAGAACAACTTCTAGAAAAGGCGATCGCACTATCAACTATTCTGCTGCTGGTGCCAAGACCACACCTTCATATAATTGTGCGATCGCCAGGACTTGATCATGGGGATTAAAACTCTTCTTCTATCGATACATTTCTTTGTTTTATCTTCTCTGTAGCAGCTTCCGTCTTTACGTTTGAATGTTTCGCGCAGTCTGTAGCAGCTTCCGCCTTCACGTTTGAGTGTTTCGCGCAGTCTGTAGCAGCTTCTGCCTTTGCTGTAGCAGCTTCTGTCTTCACGTTTGAGTGTTTCGCGCACTCTGTAGCAGCTTCTGCCTTTGCTGTAGCAGCTTCCGCCTTCACATTTAAGTATTGGGGAAAAGCGCGATTGGTATACTAAGAACAAATTCTAGAAAGGGCGATCGCCATCATGACGACACGCGAACTCTTATTACAGGAACTAGCAAAAACTTCAGATGAACTCTTACTACCACTGCTGCAATTTTTGCAATTCCTCAAAACGCATCCTATTCAATCTGCTGAACTTGAACTTGACACCCTGGAAACCATCATTAGCCTTCAGCAGGGATTAGCTGAGTTTGATCGCGGTGAAGGACTTCCCGCTACCCAAGCGTTAGAAGAACTGCGTCATCGACTCCAGATTCCCCCTCGCCCATGAGTTATCAGGTTTTAATCCCGCACTTTGGAGAAAACATCAAGGGCGATCGCACTTTTATTCGTTGTATAACTATAATTTATAGACAGATAACCCGATATCGTCAGGTGAGTTGCGAATGCTAAACATTTCTCTGTCAGAGCAGGTTCAATCGTTTGTCGAGGAGCAAGCTAAAGCAGAAGGCTTTAACTCACCGCATGAGTATATCTATCAATTAATTTTGCGGGAACAGGCGCGGGTTGCCCAGCAAAAGCGAGTAGAGGCGCTGCTGCTGGAGGGATTGGACAGCGGAAAAGCAATCGTTGCAACCGATGATTGGTGGGAACAGAAGCGCACTCAGCTAATTGAACAATTTCAGCAGTCAGATGCATGACAAAACGCATCATCATCACGCCCAAGGCAAGCCAAGATTTAGATAACCATTTTACCTACATTGCAGAAAATAATCTTGAAGCTGCCTTGCATTTCTTCGACTCGGCTCGTATGACTATAGCCCAACTTGCCACAATGTCAGGAGTGGGTAGTAGCTATCCCGTTAACAATCCTCGTTTACAGGAATTACGAAAGTGGGCTGTGAAGCATTACAGGAAGTACCTGATTTTTTACATTGTACGGGAGGATGCCATCGAGGTTGTGCGAATTTTATACGCAACACAAGATATCAGCAGCATTTTGGATGGTGAGGGATAAGGGGCGATCGCATTTTGGGAAAACTTCAGGGGCGATCGCTACTCAAAGATTCCAACCAAACATCTAAATCTGCCATGCTGGTAAAATCAAGCAACGCTTCCCCCAGATTTTCCAATTGTTCTAAAGGGAGACATTCAACTTGCGATCGCACGTCTTGAGGCAATTCTCCTACTCTCCGGGATAATAGACGTAAAATGAGGGATTTTTCTCTTTGTTCTCCCTCTGCCATAATTTCCCGATAAACCCGTGTTTCTTGGAGTGTAATTCCTAACATTTCCTCTACCTCCCTTTGGCTTTTACCTTCAAATTTGTACACCATGATCGTGGTTAATAAATCTATGATGGCACGATTTCCTGCTTGAGGTATGTCCTGCTGACTCCTTGCTAGCAAATATTTTGCTTCTTCGATAGAGCGTTCTGTTTCCAGAGTAGTCAGCACCATCAACGCCACCCATAGGGGTAAAGAGCGAATATCTCCCAACTCATCTAAATATATTCGACTTACCTGGGGGCTATTAAGTTGACTCAGATAAGGATTAATATCAGTTTGTTCTAAACTCCGGGATGGGTAAATGATCACTATTTGTAAATTACTAAACCTGTCACGGTTGCGGTAGAAATATAAATAGGATTCGGCAAATACTCTTTCATAAAGCCTTTCATCTTTCTGAAACTGCACCTCGCAGAAATACACTACACCCGGACTTTCGCTTGGTGGTGGTAGGAATACTCCGTCAATTTCAAATTTCGGCTCTTTGACTACTACACAATCAAACTTATATTCCTCTGCATTTTCTGGCTGATTTGTCAATAGTTCAAATAACAAACTGGGGAATTGTTGAAACAGCTTATAAAATATCGAATCTCGACGCATGGAACATTTGTCTAAACTTTGGGAAGATATTACCAGCAAATGTGCGTTTTTGTCGTGATTCTTCTTTTGCGATCGCAATACGCGCAACTTCTAGAAATGGCGATCGCTCTCATTATATTATATTGTGGCTATACAAGAGTTATTAATTAAGTAGCGTTCACTTCCACAAAACAAACAGCAAAGGGAATAGGGAATAGTAATAATTTTGATTTGTTGTAGAGACGCAAATTTTGCATCTCTACAAAGTTTTAATTACTCGCCAGTAATTGACAATTCATTCACCCAAATTCTAGGAGCAACTCCTCCTGGTGTTAATTCCACTTCTTTTTCTACACAACTAATTGACTTGAGGAGTTCTAAGAAATCACCAGCAACTGTTGCTGATTCAATACTAGTTTTCACACCTTTGTTAATTAGCCACCCATCAAAGGGTAAAGAAAAAGAACCTTGTAAGGCTTTTACTCCTGCATGGAGAGCTTGTAAATCATCAATTAAAACTACATTTTCTGCAGTTTCTAAGCTGAATTCTTGCTCAGGTTCTGCGGCTCTAAAAACGTGATAAAAATTGGGACTGACGCTAACTTTAGCGCCAATACTAGCATTACCTGTGGGCTGGGCATTTAATCTTTTAGCTGTGCCTGCGCTGTGAAGAAAGCCTGTTAAAATGCCTTTTTCAATTAGCGGTATCTGACGAGTGGGTGTTCCTTCACCATCAAAGGTTTCTGCACCAATATTAGCAGGGTGCAGTGCGTCATCGTATACAGAAAGCAGAGGTGAAGCAATTTGTTTACCTAAATCTTCAGGCTGAGATAAACTTTGATGATCGAGAATGCTTTGAGCATTAAACAAATTAGAAAAAGCACCCAACAAACTTAAAAAAGCTTCAGCGGAGAAGACAACTTGATATTTACCAGACTTGATTTTTTCATAGTTCAAGTGGCTAATAGTTTTCTCGGCGGTTTCTTGGATGCAACCGTTGACATCTAGATTCTCTAAATTGCGGTTGATTCTCACCGCGCCAGCGCTGCGGGGTTTTTTACCTTCTTCTTCGGTTTTGCTATAAAGATAAACTGATGCTAATGAATGAGATTCGGTTCTCGCTGCACCATCACTGTTGAGATAAAATCTATCAATATCTCTTTGTGCTAAACCGTTGTAGGGGACACCTGTAATTGCTGGGTGAACTGATAGTAATTCTTTTTCAGCTACCAACAATTTGTCTATAAGTTCGGCTACGGGTGCTTGGGGTGGTTTATCGTGGGGTGTATTCGCAATAGGAATAGTCGCTTCGGGACTAAAATCAGGGACGTTTTCTTTAACACCAAAAAAGCTAGCTTCGTAAGCTGTTTTTAATGCTAATTCTAATCCTTTAGGGTCTACATCTGTGGTGCTGGTGACACCCATTGTATTTTCTTCATTCCAAACACGCACTGTCACACCAGAACGGTTAGAAGCTTTGACTTGTTTGGGCTCACCTTGGTCTACTTGGACGCTGGTTTCATCGACAGTTGAACCGTAAATGTCAAATTTTTTAATGCCAAGTTTATCAGCATTTTCCTTGGCATAGGTAGCGATTTCGTGGATATTAGGCATACTCAATTTTGGATTGTGAAATTTTTTATTCCCTAACTCTTCTATGAAGTTTCATAGAACCAATAAAGTAATTTTGTAGGGATTGATGTTCGTAGTAAGGACTTTAGTCCTTCATTACTTTTGCACTAAAGTGCTTACTACAAACCTATCAAAACTTTTAGCGTCCGCCGACGGTGATGGAATCAACTTTGATATGGGGTTGTCCAACTGTGGTGTAAATGCTGCCGCTAACTGAACCGCAAAAGCCGGGTGCAAGTTCTAAATCTTGGGAACACATGGAAATTTTGTTCATAATTTCCTTGGCTTCACCAATGAGAATTGCACCTTTTAATGGTTTAGTAATTTTGCCGTTTTCAATTAAATAAGCTTCATCTACACCGAAGTTAAATTGACCTGTGGCGCCGACGCTACCGCCACCCATTTTTTTACAATAAATGCCTTTATCAACGGAAGTAAATAAATCATCAACGCTGTATTCACCGGTATCAATATATGTATTCCGCATCCGGCTAGCAGCAGCGAAGGTATAGTTTTGGCGACGTCCGCTACCGGTTCTGGGATGTCCTGTGCGTACGGAACCTGTTCTGTCGGCGATAAAGTTTTTGAGCACGCCTTTTTCAATTAACAGGGTTCTTTGTGCCGGCATACCTTCGTCATCCATGTCAATTGTGCCGAAGGCGTTGTCAGCGCGCCCTTCATCCCAAGCTGTTAAGCTTTCGTGGGCGATTTTTTCGCCTTTTTTGTCAGCAAAGGGTGTGGTTTTGCGTTCAATTTGGGTGGTTTCTAATAGGTGTCCGCAAGCTTCGTGGAAAATCACGCCACCAAAGTGATTAGCCATGATAATCGGGTACGTGCCTGATTCTACGTAATCGGCGTAGAGCATTTTGCCGGCTGATTCGGCTATGTGTTCGGCGGCTTGTTGATAATCCCAAGTTCTTAAAAAGTTGGCGTCACTAGTGTTACCAGCGCGCTCACCAATGGAGGTGCGGTTAGCACCATCTGCACACAACAAGTTAAATCCTACTGATTGGGTGAGGCGAATGTCGCGCGCAAAGGTACCGTCACTGGCGGCGACTAGAACTTCTTGCCAATCTCGAAAGTAGGTGGCGCGGCGGGATTGCACATGACTGGCTTTTTTGTTTAACTGACCAGTACCATCTAAGAGAATTTCTCCCATTTCTCGGATAGAACTACACAAAGATAACCACCCGTCTTTTCCTCTTTTGGTGGCGTAGTCGCGTAATAATTCTAGGTTGATTTCTGGAATAAATGCGTTGGGTGCGGGTAGTTGTAATCCCAGGATGGAAAGGCCTTTTTCTAAAGCTGCTTTCAATCCAGAAAATGAAAGGTCATTGGTGCTGACGTAGCAGTCGGCTTTGTTGCGAAAGACTCTGACTCCTGCACCTGTGGCTAGGCTTGGTGAGATGCTGGTGATGGCGTCTTCTTCGGCTAGACAACTGATGTAGTTACGGCGCTCTAGGAAAAATTCAATAAAATCAGCGCCAGCGGCGCGTCCCAGTCCTAAGAGGGTAGCCATTGGGGCTTCCCATGTGTCATCAAATCGTTCTGAAGTAGAAGAATATTGTAAGGTAGGGAGTTGATTCGAGAGAAGTAAGGTACTTGTAAGCATGAATAGCCTCGTCTGCTGGCGTTATCAGAGATTTGACTGAAAAAATCCTGGTGTGTTCACTCTAACAAATTTTATATCTTGACCAGTAATTGCACGCCAGAACTGATTTTACGGATAACCTCACTCTCAATTAGGGGAAATGAGAAAGCAATATGTCTTTTTGCTTGCTGAATTTACTTAAATGAGTAAGCAAACCCCAGTTTGAGAAAGCAATATGTCTTTTTGCTTGCTGAATTTACTTAAATGAGAAAGCAAACTGAGTTTGGAGAAAGCAATATGTCTTTTTGCTTGCTGAATTTACTTAAATGAGAAAGCAATATGTCTTTTTGCTTAAAGATAATTTATATAGCGTTTTTCGGTCTAATGAGGTATACCCGTAGGGTGTGTTACGGCAGTGTCAGGATTTGAGTATGAGCGACAGTATATATTGCCGTAACGCACCATGATCAAGCGGTGCGTTAAAGCAACGCGTAACGCACCCTACTATTTAAGCTTTACTTTATAAATCATCTTTTATACTATTTCACTTTAATAATGATACAAACAGGTTGGTAGGGGCACGGCAGTGCCGTGCCCCTACGAGAAATCTATCTGTATTAATTTTTTTGTGAATTGGTATTATTTAGAGGTTTATGTAATCGGCGCGAAATTGATAGAGATTTTAATAATATTAAAAAGTAGATATTGTAAATGCAAAAATCAAACAAGAAAAATCTAGGGTAGATACGGTAATCAATGCATGAGAAGCAATAAAAGGTATTGTACGAACCTAAGAACAATGGGATTATAAAGTGCGATCGCCTATTCGCTTCATGAGTTAAATTTTGTCAATCTCGAAGCTAAAGCCGAAAATCCCACTAAGCAAGAACATAATCCCACTGTCCAACCTTGCTTAAATGTCAAGAGATTGACTGAGGCGGCGGCGGGAAAGTGACCGAGGGGAGGGGTTGCAGAAAAATTGAGGTCGGAGTAAAATAGCCATCTGTGATGTTGACGCCAGCCGATGCGATCGCCAAATTCACACCAAGTCTGATAATCAGCATCAGCATCACCACCAATACTTTCCCAAATGCTTTTTTGGATGCTAAAACCGCAGCGCCCGTGGCTATATTTGAGCCACAGTTGATCGATTATACCCAAGTCAACACTAGGAAAGTTGTTAATTGACTCGATATCCAACCAGCCTGCGTGAGTTCGCCCCGCTACTTTCAGCATTAAGGCGAGGGTTTGACGATCTGCTGCTTGCCATTTACCTGCAGCTAATAAGTCGCGGAGATTGGTATAATCTATATGCTGCTCAGAGTGCAAAAGCGCGATCGCCTTGACAGTTTGAGTTTCACTACATTCCACCCGTAACTGAGCAGTTTGTACCGCGTTTACCACCTTCGCACCCACACTTAATGCTGCTAATTCTAAATTTTCCTCAATTGTTGCAGGAACAGTATGTGTCTGCTGCTTTGCAAAATCAGATAAATTCGCATACTTGGGTATCAAAATTAAATGTGATTTAGGAGACTGAGCTATCTGCGGTGTTTGTGGCAAACACTTATAATGTTGAGTAAGTTCTGAGACGCGAAAATGCAGATATTGATGTAGTCGCTTCGCACTCGCGCATTGTCCCTGAATTCCTAAACCTTCTAACAACGCATAGGTAAACAATCCTGTTTGCAGTGCTTCAATTTCTGAAGAAAATTCTTGGGGACTACAAGACAAAATACTGATAATTCCCCGCTGATGTGCTAACTGTTGTGTTTTCTCTCCAATTCCTGCAACTTTTTGCTGGTGAAGTTGATGACCAGCATCTAAAATCAAAACTATATTCTCACAGCCACAACAACCCAGGCATTCAGTGAGATAGTTAATAGAAATTGCTGTGTTTTCCACATCATCAGGATTGCCATCAGCAGGCATGAGATAATCATCATCACCGTGTCTGATTCCATAACCGCTAAAGAAAAACCAAAAATTATCTTCCGCTTTCAAAGAAGAATTTTTTGATATCTCTTGCAAGCATCGCCGCAAGTTAACTTGAACAGGACGAGTCGATTTACCAGCAATCTCTGGAGAGTTATCTGAAAACAAGAAAACCCGCTCAAAACCAGCTTCATTGTAAAGCAATTTCTCGATTAATTGTGCATCCCGCTGGGCATACTTGAGGGGTTGCAATAAGTCATAGTCATTAATACCGATTACCAGTGCCCAGTTTTTTACCATGTCAGTGCTGTTGTTGCTGTTGTAACTTGAGTGTGATTCAGCTTACCTCAATTTTGAAAAAAAATCAGGGTGAAAAATGAGGGGTTAGGGATTAGAGGTTAGAGAAAGACATTTTTATTGAGCGTTGCTAAACCAAGGAATATCTCTCAAACTCTTACTCTCTGCGACTCCGCGTGAAATAAATTCACAGTCCCAATCAGCAACGCCATTATTTTTATACACAAATTCAGCCACGCCTAATTTTTTACAGAATTAAGAAGGCAGTTTATGTTGGCGTTCTACGTAATAGGAACCCAAGACTAAAACATCCATGTTAGTTCTTAAGAAGCACTGGATAGCTTCTGTGGGTGTCCGCACAATTGGTTCATTTTCATTGAGGGAAGTATTTAATAGTAGAGGAACGCCAGTGCGTTGAGCAAAAGTATTAATTAATTCCCAATAAAGAGGATTAGTAGAACGGTTGACAGTTTGTAAACGCCCGGTACCATCCACATGAGTGACAGCGGGAATTTGCGCTCTTTTTTCGGGACGCACTTTTAAAACTTGTTCCATAAATGGAACTTTGGTATGATTTTCAAAGTATTCGTCTACCCGTTCTTCTAAAATGCTAGGAGCAAAAGGGCGAAACTTTTCTCTAAATTTAATTTTCAGATTAATGATATCCCGCATATTCACACGCCGAGGATCAGCGAGTAAGGATCTATTACCTAAAGCCCTAGCGGCGAATTCCATTTTACCTTGGAACCAACCGATTACTTTCCCTGCACAAATGGCATCCACAACTTGATTTAGCAGTGCTTCCTTTTCTAAATGTAATGGTTGCAAATTGTGGGATTTTAATGCTAACAAATATTCATCTTCAGAAAACTCACAACCCCAATAAGCATGATTTAAAACAAATTGACGTGGTTGTTTAAGTATTTGCTGCCAAACGAAAAAAGCAGCCCCGATGCATGTACCATTGTCAGCAGCACCTACGGGAATGTAGATGTTTTTAAAAGGAGTTTTTTGAATAATTTTGCCGTTGGCGACGGAATTCATCGCTACACCACCAGCTAAACAAAGATTATCACAAGGATAGCGATCGCTCAATCGATTGAGTATATGAAAAATAATTTCTTCTGTGGCAGCTTGTAGCGAAGCAGCGATATTTTGATGTTTGATAGTAATCTCTGCGTTGGGTTCTCGTCCCGACCCCAATAATTTTTCTAACTGTTCACTGTGGAAAGGTTCCACCTTTGGTACTCCATCATCCCACTTCATGGCAATGCCTTGTTGATGATGGGTAAAATAATCTAAATTCAATTCAAAACTATCACCTTGAGGATAAATAATTTTGCGGAAAGCTTCGAGATATTCTGGCTTTCCATAAGGTGCTAATCCCATCACTTTGTATTCATCTCCATAAGCAGGAAAGCCAAGATAAAGAGTGATGGCATTATAAAGATAACCGATGGAATGGGGATAATGAGTACGAGAGAAATACTCTAAATGGTTATTTTTACCAGCAGCTGTGAGTGTGCTCACAAAATCTCCCATACCGTCAACAGATAAAATAGCGGCGTCTGCAAAAGGAGAAACAAAAAAGGCGCTAGCTAGATGAGTTGTATGATGTTCTAGGTTATGAATGATAGCGTGAATATCTGTAGATTCACAATCACAAACTGCTGCTAATTGCTGCTTAAAACTGAGAGATTTACCTTGTTTGCTGAATCTATCTAACAGAGAAGTTAGCGCTGGGCGCTGTTTCAATGTGAATAATAGTTTACGATTGAGGTTAGCTTTGGGGTTAAAAGATATCGCCACATGCTCTAAATCTTTCGCTTTAATTCCTGCGGATTCTAAACAATAACGGATAGATTCTGCCGGAAATCCAGCCCAATGTTTTATGCGATTAAATCTTTCTTCTTCCACCGCCGCAACTAATTGTCCATTTTGAATTAGACAAGCTGAAGCATCGCCGTGATAGGCGTTAATTCCTAGTATATACATGTGCTTAAATTTGCTTATTTAATCAATTTGATTTTTTATCCTGAGCAATAAATTCACTATGCATGACATTAATAGCCAGGAAAATTTCTGCTAAACTTCTTTGCAAAGCATAATACCAACCATGCCAACCATCGAGAATTCCACCTTTAATAATCAAGCAATAAATGAGGATTAAAAAGGGAGCTATAATTTTTGTTTTTCGCAGACGATCAACAAATTTGAGTTGAGAAACTGGAGTCGCTAGTAACTTTTTTGCTTCCAATTCTGAATATTTAATTTGTGAGCTAAACCAGCGATTTATCGCTTTGCGATCATCATGGTATACATAGCCAGATAGCATTGCTGACTTACCTTGAAGCTGTAAAAAATGAGCGTGTCCGTCATCAATGTAAATTGATTTATCTTTCTTAAAAAGAATCTGCCGGGGAGGAAGAATTGTACTACGCAGAGGTTTACCAAAGATACAATATTTAAATCTGGCAAAGTATCCATCTATTGGTGAATATTCAGGAATTTGATTAATTTCAGCAATCAATTCCTCTGAGACAATATAGTCGGCATCTAGCGACAGTACCCAATCAGAATTAATTTGTTGCAGACCATAATTGCATTGTATTGCAAAGGTGTCAAATTTGCGTTTAAATATTTCTACTTGAGGATAAGACGCAACAATTTCTAACGTTTCATCCGTACTATAACTGTCAATGACGACGATATGTTTTGCCCATGTGAGATGTTGGAGAGTGCGTTTAATATTGACAGCTTCGTTATAAGTGATAATGAGAGGAGTAATATTTTTCAGCATTTATGGTTTTCTCGCTTCTAAAATCGCCGTATGTGGGTATTCAATATCTGATTCATGTTCCAGTGAGAGTACTTGTGAATTAATACCTAATTCTGCAAGATTCGTTTCTTTGCTAGGTAAACAAAATTGGATATCTACAAATCCAGCTTTTTTAGCCAACTCAGATAAATAGCTTTCATCTAAGGCTGTTAAATGTTCTCCA is a genomic window of Fortiea contorta PCC 7126 containing:
- a CDS encoding GUN4 domain-containing protein, which gives rise to MVKNWALVIGINDYDLLQPLKYAQRDAQLIEKLLYNEAGFERVFLFSDNSPEIAGKSTRPVQVNLRRCLQEISKNSSLKAEDNFWFFFSGYGIRHGDDDYLMPADGNPDDVENTAISINYLTECLGCCGCENIVLILDAGHQLHQQKVAGIGEKTQQLAHQRGIISILSCSPQEFSSEIEALQTGLFTYALLEGLGIQGQCASAKRLHQYLHFRVSELTQHYKCLPQTPQIAQSPKSHLILIPKYANLSDFAKQQTHTVPATIEENLELAALSVGAKVVNAVQTAQLRVECSETQTVKAIALLHSEQHIDYTNLRDLLAAGKWQAADRQTLALMLKVAGRTHAGWLDIESINNFPSVDLGIIDQLWLKYSHGRCGFSIQKSIWESIGGDADADYQTWCEFGDRIGWRQHHRWLFYSDLNFSATPPLGHFPAAASVNLLTFKQGWTVGLCSCLVGFSALASRLTKFNS
- a CDS encoding TldD/PmbA family protein — encoded protein: MLTSTLLLSNQLPTLQYSSTSERFDDTWEAPMATLLGLGRAAGADFIEFFLERRNYISCLAEEDAITSISPSLATGAGVRVFRNKADCYVSTNDLSFSGLKAALEKGLSILGLQLPAPNAFIPEINLELLRDYATKRGKDGWLSLCSSIREMGEILLDGTGQLNKKASHVQSRRATYFRDWQEVLVAASDGTFARDIRLTQSVGFNLLCADGANRTSIGERAGNTSDANFLRTWDYQQAAEHIAESAGKMLYADYVESGTYPIIMANHFGGVIFHEACGHLLETTQIERKTTPFADKKGEKIAHESLTAWDEGRADNAFGTIDMDDEGMPAQRTLLIEKGVLKNFIADRTGSVRTGHPRTGSGRRQNYTFAAASRMRNTYIDTGEYSVDDLFTSVDKGIYCKKMGGGSVGATGQFNFGVDEAYLIENGKITKPLKGAILIGEAKEIMNKISMCSQDLELAPGFCGSVSGSIYTTVGQPHIKVDSITVGGR
- a CDS encoding carbamoyltransferase codes for the protein MYILGINAYHGDASACLIQNGQLVAAVEEERFNRIKHWAGFPAESIRYCLESAGIKAKDLEHVAISFNPKANLNRKLLFTLKQRPALTSLLDRFSKQGKSLSFKQQLAAVCDCESTDIHAIIHNLEHHTTHLASAFFVSPFADAAILSVDGMGDFVSTLTAAGKNNHLEYFSRTHYPHSIGYLYNAITLYLGFPAYGDEYKVMGLAPYGKPEYLEAFRKIIYPQGDSFELNLDYFTHHQQGIAMKWDDGVPKVEPFHSEQLEKLLGSGREPNAEITIKHQNIAASLQAATEEIIFHILNRLSDRYPCDNLCLAGGVAMNSVANGKIIQKTPFKNIYIPVGAADNGTCIGAAFFVWQQILKQPRQFVLNHAYWGCEFSEDEYLLALKSHNLQPLHLEKEALLNQVVDAICAGKVIGWFQGKMEFAARALGNRSLLADPRRVNMRDIINLKIKFREKFRPFAPSILEERVDEYFENHTKVPFMEQVLKVRPEKRAQIPAVTHVDGTGRLQTVNRSTNPLYWELINTFAQRTGVPLLLNTSLNENEPIVRTPTEAIQCFLRTNMDVLVLGSYYVERQHKLPS
- a CDS encoding DUF2887 domain-containing protein, whose translation is MRRDSIFYKLFQQFPSLLFELLTNQPENAEEYKFDCVVVKEPKFEIDGVFLPPPSESPGVVYFCEVQFQKDERLYERVFAESYLYFYRNRDRFSNLQIVIIYPSRSLEQTDINPYLSQLNSPQVSRIYLDELGDIRSLPLWVALMVLTTLETERSIEEAKYLLARSQQDIPQAGNRAIIDLLTTIMVYKFEGKSQREVEEMLGITLQETRVYREIMAEGEQREKSLILRLLSRRVGELPQDVRSQVECLPLEQLENLGEALLDFTSMADLDVWLESLSSDRP
- a CDS encoding ATP-binding protein, which produces MTGDIPQNHAEFQAEVKGAQVGDHNVIYNYFYYREEVKPTSVDVADEYLPCPYRGLFHFGPNDADVFFGREIFIAELYSATQTHNFIPVLGASGSGKSSVVLAGLVPKLQKAGHWQFTHFRPGAVPFYALAEALIPLYAPELDQTDQIAQTRKLAGYLFNSTVSLADVFRKIQQNHPNHRLLLIADQFEEIYTLCNNQEIRRKFLDCLLASLETPTSLSSSATVLVTTMRADFLGNALSYRPFADVLQNADVKLGPMNREELTQVIEKPAQKLGVTFAAGLTEDF
- a CDS encoding type II toxin-antitoxin system RelE/ParE family toxin, translated to MTKRIIITPKASQDLDNHFTYIAENNLEAALHFFDSARMTIAQLATMSGVGSSYPVNNPRLQELRKWAVKHYRKYLIFYIVREDAIEVVRILYATQDISSILDGEG
- a CDS encoding TldD/PmbA family protein; amino-acid sequence: MPNIHEIATYAKENADKLGIKKFDIYGSTVDETSVQVDQGEPKQVKASNRSGVTVRVWNEENTMGVTSTTDVDPKGLELALKTAYEASFFGVKENVPDFSPEATIPIANTPHDKPPQAPVAELIDKLLVAEKELLSVHPAITGVPYNGLAQRDIDRFYLNSDGAARTESHSLASVYLYSKTEEEGKKPRSAGAVRINRNLENLDVNGCIQETAEKTISHLNYEKIKSGKYQVVFSAEAFLSLLGAFSNLFNAQSILDHQSLSQPEDLGKQIASPLLSVYDDALHPANIGAETFDGEGTPTRQIPLIEKGILTGFLHSAGTAKRLNAQPTGNASIGAKVSVSPNFYHVFRAAEPEQEFSLETAENVVLIDDLQALHAGVKALQGSFSLPFDGWLINKGVKTSIESATVAGDFLELLKSISCVEKEVELTPGGVAPRIWVNELSITGE
- a CDS encoding ribbon-helix-helix domain-containing protein — encoded protein: MLNISLSEQVQSFVEEQAKAEGFNSPHEYIYQLILREQARVAQQKRVEALLLEGLDSGKAIVATDDWWEQKRTQLIEQFQQSDA